The Novipirellula galeiformis nucleotide sequence CGACGGGGCCGAGGGATCCATCGACGCGGGGGAATCATCGGATTTGCTAATCGTGGTTAGCGCCCGAGTGAACTCCATGTTTGAGCTGATCAGTGGATAAGCGAGGTCCAACAGTCGCGTGGGCAACAAATCGGTATCGTATTCATTGACTCGCAAGATCGGTTCGAGCTCACTGGCCGTAAACGGACTGTCACCGGATAGCTTGCCGTTGGGATCCATTTCGTAGGGGTGATTGACCGCCTCGTTGGTCGTGATCGGCGTGGTCACATCGGTTCCCACATTCACGGAAATCAAATTTCCCGCTGCAGAAATGCCGCTACCGCCGCGTCCATACGGATCGACTGAATTGCGATAACCTGACATCATGTTGAGTTTCGCCGGCCAAAAACGCCCCGTTAGGATACTAAACGCGTCCGCTCCGACTTTACCGGGGATGTTGTCGGTACCGACAGCAGCCGAGGAATATCTCGCTTCAAAAATTGCCGACAACTGTGCTGCCGATGCCCCGGGAAAATTAATTTCCGCAGGACCAAAGCCACGCCCGTTGAACAGTCGAAATGGCGTCGCCGTTCCGGTGGCAAATTGACCATTATAGGAAGTCAGCATCGTCGACTGATTGATAAGAGCAAAGTTGCCGTGAGCGTTGACATTCAGTCGTCCGCTCAAATCCTCGATCATCGGCGCGACCAACGGCTTCAGCAATTTGCCTTCGGGTGACGAGAAGACGGGAAGGTCCAGATCAATCCAGACGCTATCGGTGACACCGTCAAAATTATTGTCGACGTCATAAGCGTTGACGTCGTCACCAGCGAGTGTATTAACAAGTTGATCCAACCGATTCGCATTGTTGATCAACAGCGGAGCCTGCAGAGGGTAACTCTTGTTGCCTCCGGTGAATCGTTGATTCATTACCTGAGGAAGACCGGATCCGAACTGTCCTGCTGCGATTGGCAGCGGGCGCATCGTTCCGCGTGCCAAACTGGCCGTCACATTTGCAAAGTCACTCACGCTCGCACCGCTCCAGTCTTGAACGGCATTGGCGATGTAGTTGATCACCGCTGGACGATGAAAGGAGGGAATCATCTTGCCCGTACTAGGGTCGCGATAACTCAAAAACCAATTGTAGTAATCCGCTGCGTCGTACTCTTCGTCGAAATCGCCCAACAAGGCGCTTTTATCAACGTTACGGCCGAGATGGTTGGGTTGGAAACTAACCGGCAAATCAAATCCGATGGCGGGATTCGAACCGCCTACTACGGCGCCCGGGTTACTCGGTTGTTGCAAATTGGTGGCCGAGGTTGTTTGCCTGACCTTGTGACCCGGGACCGCGACCGAAGCATCGTAGCCGAGTCCCGGCGAATTTCGCGGAACCCCATTCATGCGAATTTTGTCGTTAGTAGCAATATCGCTCGCTAGAATTCCGTTCTTTGCCTGGATCACAAAATCGTGAAACGTTGGTGGCGTTGTGCTAGTGTCGGGCGCAGAGCGGATGACGCGGAAGGTTTGGTTAATCAAGTCACCGCTTGTAAAGGTGATGATTCGTCCCGCGTAGATGTCTTCCCAAGCCTCGTTCGCAAACACCGAGGAAGCCGAAGTATCCACGACACTCCGAAACGTAATAAAACCGCCGGCTTCTGTCGGAGTCAATCCCGAGCCGACTTGCAGTGCGAGGGAATCCTTCCTGCCGTAATAATCACTTAGTAGATCTTCGCCATAGAACGGATGATTCACGTCATTCGTTCCTCGAATGAGCGTCATTAACGCTTCTTCGATAAACGCATTGGGATCGGGTTGTTTGATCGTACGTGTCGCCAAGACGTAAGATGTTTTTTCCGATTGGGTCGCGAAAACAAGGTACGCAGCGACCAACAAACTGAAGAAGGTCAGCATGCTAAGAACGACCAACAGGATGATGCCCGAGTGGCGTTTACGTTTGATGCGTTTCATGTCAGTTGCTCGCAAGTCGCGAAAGTGAGAAGAGGGAAGGCAAGCAGAAAAGAGAGACATAACTTCTACAATTGATCAAGCTGGACGATGCGTTCGGTGACCGCCACCACTCCGGGAACGATGGTTGCAAAGGTGTCGTCCACGTAGTTCGTTGGCCCGCTAAGATTCAAGCCGAACGACCAATCCGGCCCATCGAGTAATACCTTGCGAAACCAGACGGGCGTGCCACTGGCCGTCGGAAAGTGACTGCCCAGGTTGGTATCGATCGAACCGGAGTTAGAGTCGGTAACAATGTTCAAGGCCTCGCGATCGGCCGAAGCGACGCGATACCAACGATGAACCGACTGCGTTGCACTGACTCTTCGCGACAACATGATCCAATCGTTCGCCTGTAGCAAATCGAGCGTTGACTGCGCCCCCGCTAGATAAACCATGCCGCCGGCCCCGCCATTGAAACCGCTGGCGAAGCTGACGTAGGCCAAACGTTCGTTGACGCCATTTCGACGCGGTTCGGTTTCCAGTGCGGTAGGGAAATCGGAGGACGAGTCGCGGTTCTTCATCACCACCACGCTCAACGAAGCGAAGCGGCTCGTGCCAAGGCGATTGACCGTGGCAATCCAACTGTATTCCCCCGAGGGGACACGCCTGCCATATTGCAGTCCGCTGTTGGATTGCAGCGCCATCAGTCGCGAATCCAGCGTCCGGTCCTTAGGCATGGTGATGTTCAAATCGTTCGAATTTTCGACCACCGTTCGCGTGATTTCGGCGTTGGTCGTCCCAAAGCCAATCCGCGGCAATCGTGGTTGTGACGCTGGCCACGCCGTTCCAGTGCTCGACGGGTTGAGCATCGGATCCTGAGTCTCGGCGAAGTAAGGGAAAAAGCGATCGTTGAACCCGGCAAACAAGGTCCCCGTCGACGCCTTGGCAGCGTACATTGGGTCGATGCAAAACGCATTGATCGGGGTTCGCGTCGCTCCCACGAGAGCCAGTTGTTGATCGGGAGCGAGTGACGGATCATAGTCAAGGGTTCGAGCGTCAAGCGAGCTGAGCGCACCGTCGCGGAGCAGTTTTCGCGAGCTCAACTCGGCGATCACATTCTCACCCATCGACGCCGCAACGCTTAGCCCCACGGCATGTTGACTGCGTTTGCCGGCCAGTGGCATCAGCGACAACAGCCCCAGCAGACCGATCAGGATCACGCCGATAGCGAAGATGACTTCGACCAGCGTGACGGCACGTCTCAGCAATGACTTTGGATTGGGTTTGCTCATGGTTCTTTATCCAGTGTGTCCGAGAGACGCGCGAAACTGCGAGCGGTGGTCAACGCCGCCGCCATGTTTGCGGGCGTGCCTGAGATCATCGCAAAGGGAGAGGCAAAGACGCGCCCCGAGCTGGGGTTGATCACGATCCAGATCGAGTCAGGGTCCATCACATTTGCCACCGCCCCCTTTTGCGTCGAGAACAAGGATCCGGAATCCTGGACACCATCCGATGTGCCCAAGCACAGATAGATCATGCCCTCAGGCGGCCCTTTGCCACCGATGCCGTTTGTGGACGCATACTCCACCCGTCCATCGGGCCCGAACAGAATGTCGATCGATTCATTGACTGCGGATGTCACCGGCGCAAATTGATTTCCGCTGACTCCGATTCCAGAGTAGTTCAGATCAATCGCCAACCCGCGTGTTAACGACAAGGGAGCCGATGATGAAACCACCGGCGAACGATGGATCGCGTATTTACCTGTTCCATTTGCGATATAACGAGGCCCCAATGGGAACGTTGGAATGTCGCCCGTTGAATAGCTGCTCGCTTGATTGCCGAGCAAATCGATACTCGCGACCACGTGCGTTGCATTAATGGACTGGAATTCCAGAGGAAACGTTCTTCCACCGGCGAGTTCAATTAGATCTCCACTCTTAATCGGTGCGTTTGGATCGCCATAAAGAGTCAACAGAAAACTATCGTTGATAGGAAATTCCAACAGGGCTTTCCCCGTTCCGATGTTCACCGTGACCGTCACGTTTGCACCGGGGGTATCGCCTCGGTACGGGGGGACTCCCGATAGGCGACGCAGGCGCATCGAAGCCGATGTACCAAAATCAAAGGTGTTGGTATTCTTCAGTCGCTCAATTCGCACGCCAACGTATTGACCTTTGGAGATTGCGAGCCCTCGACTTTCATCGAAGAACGCCGTGATCGAACGGGCCATTTTCGAGGCCTTCTGATCGCTGACCAAACTTCGCACCGTAGGCAGCGCCACGGCCGTCAGGACAAGAAAAATCGAAAGTACAATCAACAGCTCAACCAACGTGAACGCTTCATTGCTTCGCGAACAACGAAGCATCGGTCGCCGCATCTTGGCGTCTTTACGGAAGCGGCCGACGGGAGTAGAGCCGATCGCTGCGGAGCGATGACGTAGATCAATCATTTCACGACCTGCAATTCGTAGTTGGTCACGTTGTCCGCCGCTTCGGATGTATCCGTTGCCGACAAAACTTCACCTGGCAAACGTCGCGCCGTACCGCTGCGGCCCGTCGCCGTAGGATCATTCGCAGCGATGAAACGACGCAGGTAGGGATCCGCAAAAATGTAGTAATCGCTCGGCGGCGTGCGGCCACCGCTTTCCACCCCCATATGGGCAGCGTCGATGGGCCATCGATTCCAGGAACTCGAATCGACATAATTGAACGCTGGAAGTGGCGTCCCCGCTGAGCCGACGGGATCCAGGGCGATGCCGAATTCAGCATCATCGCCTGCCGAGACAATCAATGGCCGCAGCGGCCAGGGTGACTCGCGTGCGTAACCACTTGAAGTATTCACATCCAACGCTTTAACCGCGTCGCTTGTCCCGGTATTCACAAAGTCGACGCGAAACAGGTCGAAGTCATCCGTCGCCGAGGTGTCGATGTTTCCATTTGGATCAAAGTACCCGACCGGCCAGCGAACAAAGCCAAGCGGCCGTCCCCAACCATCGAGAATCTCCGGCATCCCATCGCTATCGGTATCGCCAATATTCGAAGTGGGGATCGCGTCAATCGCTGGCGTCCCGCCAACGAAACTCGTCGCCATGATCAAATACAAACACTCCGCGCTTTGGTGCTCGACCGTCGCCGTTGAGACGTAACGATTGTTGTAGATTTGTCGTTTCGGATTATCCGGCCCACGCCACGAAACCGGCAATGGAGCCCGGCTCGTGGGGTCCTGGCGAGTCCCGGTGATTACTCCGGTCGTACCATCAATTTTGACAGGATTGCAGGCAGCCAGAATGTCGACTGGAGGATTCAGAAAGTCCGAAAAACGCTCGGGCAATTCCATTCGTTGCAGATCGCGAACCATCATCAACCGCACCCGCATCGCTTCCCGCGCCAAGACTTCACGCCCAATCTCATCCGATTTGAGCGCGTTGGTGCCCGTGGCTTTAAACAGATCCGGCACCTCAACCGCTAACGGTCGGTACTTATAGGAATCGTATTGTTCTTGGATCACGCTATCGATCACGGCGACGATGTTCTTGGTCCGCGCGTGCCGAGCACTCGAGGTGACGCCACTGACCGCTGAGACCACCATCCCGCCCATCACGCCGAGGATCACGATCACGACCAAAATCTCCACGAGCGTGAAACCGCTCGCGTCGCGTTGGTCGGTTCGAATTCTGGTCTTCATCCTATCAATCCCGTGTGAGTCTGCGGCACACCGCCGCGTTCACTTGTTGCATGTCAAATCGTTAACAATTCACGATTCAGGGCGTCCGTTAGGGGACGTCGTCGATCAAAGTCACATTGCTGAAATTGGTGATATTGTCGAACTGCGCCGTCTCGTTCGAACCGAACGTTGTTTCCTGATAACGCGAAACCCCCGTGATCAGCAGCCCACCGGGCGTATCAACACTCGTCGATGGCGACATCGCGGCCCCGGTGGGGTATTGGAAGTAAACGGGCGATCCGCTGTTACTGAGTGTGTTGCCAAACGAGTCGTCTAGCCCCGCGGAAATGATTTGAAACGTGTCGGGTTTCATGAAACGCCAAGCCGCCAATGCGGCAGCGGCGGAAGTGTAGTCGGCGCCGGTATTGTTGTTAACGAATTGATCCGAAATGTAGGGACGCACGGAACCAAATCCCGAGGAGTATCCGTTAAAACCTCCTGAACTGCTGGTGTAGGTACGCGAGTCGAAGTAGACAAACGGGGCCCCTTCGGAACGGGCAGCGTAGGTCAACATGTATGGATTGCCATCGGTAGACAGATAACGATTTGTTCCGGTTAACGTAGCGGAAGAGTCGGGCTTGCTATAGCTAAGTCGGCTTGCTTCGAAGTCAAAAAATGAATTGACGCGATCGTTGTTGATTTGAAATTTTAAAGGGTCTCGCCGATCCGCATCGCTGACCCCCGAATCGGTATAGTTATTGCTGCCATCGCCCGTCCACACCAACGGTCCGCCGGGGCCCGTGAAAGGACGCTGGATATCGTCGCTATACCCACCAAGCGCCCACACAAGCGCCTCAGCGGGATTCACCGCTTGCAGGGCGACAATGT carries:
- a CDS encoding type II secretion system protein — its product is MSSHPLHGSFGSPHRHGFSHRHGFTLVEILVVITIIGILTAIAIPAINNAVRTARQTAIRMEVNSLEQAVEKYREKYGDYPPDFSDGAVVTRHYAKIFPRISANDSALLQNIVALQAVNPAEALVWALGGYSDDIQRPFTGPGGPLVWTGDGSNNYTDSGVSDADRRDPLKFQINNDRVNSFFDFEASRLSYSKPDSSATLTGTNRYLSTDGNPYMLTYAARSEGAPFVYFDSRTYTSSSGGFNGYSSGFGSVRPYISDQFVNNNTGADYTSAAAALAAWRFMKPDTFQIISAGLDDSFGNTLSNSGSPVYFQYPTGAAMSPSTSVDTPGGLLITGVSRYQETTFGSNETAQFDNITNFSNVTLIDDVP
- a CDS encoding type II secretion system protein, with amino-acid sequence MKTRIRTDQRDASGFTLVEILVVIVILGVMGGMVVSAVSGVTSSARHARTKNIVAVIDSVIQEQYDSYKYRPLAVEVPDLFKATGTNALKSDEIGREVLAREAMRVRLMMVRDLQRMELPERFSDFLNPPVDILAACNPVKIDGTTGVITGTRQDPTSRAPLPVSWRGPDNPKRQIYNNRYVSTATVEHQSAECLYLIMATSFVGGTPAIDAIPTSNIGDTDSDGMPEILDGWGRPLGFVRWPVGYFDPNGNIDTSATDDFDLFRVDFVNTGTSDAVKALDVNTSSGYARESPWPLRPLIVSAGDDAEFGIALDPVGSAGTPLPAFNYVDSSSWNRWPIDAAHMGVESGGRTPPSDYYIFADPYLRRFIAANDPTATGRSGTARRLPGEVLSATDTSEAADNVTNYELQVVK
- a CDS encoding pilus assembly FimT family protein, whose amino-acid sequence is MIDLRHRSAAIGSTPVGRFRKDAKMRRPMLRCSRSNEAFTLVELLIVLSIFLVLTAVALPTVRSLVSDQKASKMARSITAFFDESRGLAISKGQYVGVRIERLKNTNTFDFGTSASMRLRRLSGVPPYRGDTPGANVTVTVNIGTGKALLEFPINDSFLLTLYGDPNAPIKSGDLIELAGGRTFPLEFQSINATHVVASIDLLGNQASSYSTGDIPTFPLGPRYIANGTGKYAIHRSPVVSSSAPLSLTRGLAIDLNYSGIGVSGNQFAPVTSAVNESIDILFGPDGRVEYASTNGIGGKGPPEGMIYLCLGTSDGVQDSGSLFSTQKGAVANVMDPDSIWIVINPSSGRVFASPFAMISGTPANMAAALTTARSFARLSDTLDKEP